The nucleotide sequence GTGCAATTGACTGCAGCGGGATGAGATTGCCCATGCGGTTGGCGATCTTGATTCTTCCTATGCTCGCCGGGTCGTTCCGCAGTGGTTTTGGGAAAATTACCCTGATGTCGATTTCTTCGTCCGTCTTTTTTATTTTGGTCGCGATCGTGCCTTCATAGCATGAACGCACCGTGGAGGCGATATCGAAGACGCTTACGCCGGCAAGTGCCGCGGTCTTGTCGTTTATATGGATTCGTATCTCCTCCTTTCCCTCTTCAAAGTTGTCTTTAATGTCTTTAAGCCCCTTTATCGTCGCCAGATAGGCGCTGTATTCGTCCGCGATTTTTTTCAGTATGTCGAATTCGTTACCTTTGATCGTCACCGAAACCGGCATCCCCGTGGGCGGGCCGTTGCGGACATATTTGAACTCGAGCTTATTAAAGCCCTTCAGGTCGCTGCTTTTTTCGCGCACCCAGTCGATGATGGCGTCGGCCTGACGCTTGCGGTTCTCTTCCGGGGTCAGGTAGACGATGATGATTCCGTACTTCGATCCGCGTTTGGTGAAGGGATCGTTGGGGTCCTCCTGTATTATTCCGGCCCGGGAGGTGAAGCTCTCGAGTTCCTCTTTCGGCAGCTGGGCTATTATCTTCTCGATCGAAGCGAGCTTCTCGCTCATTTCCTCGACACGTGTGCCGGTCGGGGCCTCGGCCTTTACCGTGAAACGCTCGATTCCTCCCGCGGGGAAAAGGATGAATTTGACTTTGAAGGCGGCGAAGATGATAGTGAGGATGAAAAACACGGTGATGATACCGACGAAAAGATACCGCCGGGCGATGACCTTCCTGAGCAGGGATAAGTAACCGCTCCGAAGTCGCCGGAACAACGCCCCGCCCTCCTCCTCGGCGAGCGAGACGACCGACTTGCGTCGCTTCTGCATGTCGTGGATCTGGGGCGGAAGGAAAAATATGGACTCGATCCATGAGGCGACCAGCGCGAGGGAGACAACCGCCGGAAGGATCCAAACGAATTTGCCAATAGTACCGGTCATGAACATGAGCGGCGCGAAGGACGCGATGGTGGTGAGAATGGTGGCGGCGATCGGCATCATCACCTCGGAAGCGCCCTTTGACACCGCGTCGCGGAGGCTCGAGCCCTCCTCGAGGTGGCGGTAGATGTTGTCCGACACCACGATGTTGTTGTCCACGAGCATGCCGAGCGCCATGATGAGCCCGAACATGGACATGAGATTGATGCTGACGCCCGCGTACGCCATCCAGATGAAGGTGAGTAGCATCGAAAAGGGGATGGCAAGCGCCGTGAATATCGAGATTCTCCATCCATATGATAGGATGAGCGAGATGATAACCAGGGCGAAGCCCTGGATGCCGTTGCTGACGAGGACATCAAGGCGGCGCTTGACGAAATACGATAGGTCGTTATTGATGATAAGCTCGTACTCTTTCGGAAGGATCTTTTTAAAGCGATCAACCTCGCGGTTTATGGCATCGACGAGCGTGATGATATCCGCGGACTCCTTTTTTAAGATGGTAAGGGTGACCGAGCGGCGGCCGACGGATTTGTTGATTATCTTCGCCTCTTCGAACGAGTCGCGCACCATCGCGACGTCGCCCACGCGCACCCAGTTGCCCATGTCGTTGGCGCGGATCAGAATGTTCGAAATATCGTGGACGCTGGAGACCTCTCCGATGGTACGCACGAGGATCTCCTCGTTGTGCTCCCACACCAGGCCGCCGGGGAAATT is from Spirochaetota bacterium and encodes:
- a CDS encoding efflux RND transporter permease subunit; amino-acid sequence: MKRIIEFFIDNSLFVNVLAAGIFIAGLMYMFSANREAFPKIDFDYLVISTIYPGATAEDVEKHVTIPVEDQLREIDGIEELHSNSLEARSVVVVKLDPDLAHKDKTINDIKNALDRTQDLPEDAKDPLVTELTTAQQPVLDIAIIKKDDIKNDVDEFEIRKFAKILEDRILEISGTARVDRMGYRDREMIVEVDPRLLDEYHVAMNDIVMALARKNLNFPGGLVWEHNEEILVRTIGEVSSVHDISNILIRANDMGNWVRVGDVAMVRDSFEEAKIINKSVGRRSVTLTILKKESADIITLVDAINREVDRFKKILPKEYELIINNDLSYFVKRRLDVLVSNGIQGFALVIISLILSYGWRISIFTALAIPFSMLLTFIWMAYAGVSINLMSMFGLIMALGMLVDNNIVVSDNIYRHLEEGSSLRDAVSKGASEVMMPIAATILTTIASFAPLMFMTGTIGKFVWILPAVVSLALVASWIESIFFLPPQIHDMQKRRKSVVSLAEEEGGALFRRLRSGYLSLLRKVIARRYLFVGIITVFFILTIIFAAFKVKFILFPAGGIERFTVKAEAPTGTRVEEMSEKLASIEKIIAQLPKEELESFTSRAGIIQEDPNDPFTKRGSKYGIIIVYLTPEENRKRQADAIIDWVREKSSDLKGFNKLEFKYVRNGPPTGMPVSVTIKGNEFDILKKIADEYSAYLATIKGLKDIKDNFEEGKEEIRIHINDKTAALAGVSVFDIASTVRSCYEGTIATKIKKTDEEIDIRVIFPKPLRNDPASIGRIKIANRMGNLIPLQSIARLERSRGVSFITRKDWRRTITVTADIDEKAKDVTSVSVNRLLIKHFADIEERFQGYTIDYAGEFKDTQESFANLNRSFLIAALAIYIILVAIFKSLVHPVTIMGIIPLSFLAVVWVFFSHGLPFSFLAMMGIVGLAGVVVNNSIVYLDFINFARTGGRSHFDASIEAGAKRLRPILLSSLTTVLGLLPTAYGIGGNDPFLKPMALAMAWGLAFGTLITLFATPVLYNIFEDIRGLFFGKIEGGPPQATIPVFEIESNAPSATGAQPAPRRGRKR